The nucleotide sequence ATATGCCAGTAGATTACATAAAAGACTATGTACAATATAAAAAGAGCTGAAAACAGTCTtcactgtaaaaataatttaaaacaaacttttcaatttaaaatattatctatagCACAAACAcatcatgcaaatggaaaactaaatataCTGCATTCTTTAGTGTAGCCAAATAAATTCAGATTCAGACATCTTTTAAGTAGGGAAATGGCCATTCAGATACGATTTTTTTTCTCTGGCAGTAATGGTCCTAGCTGGGTATTTTATGCATAAAGAACAGCTATATTTCAAACCctttttattgtaataaataCTAAAGCAACAGAGGAATACTTTATTAATTTGGGAGTAATGTTCAAAAATGgtctgaaaaataaatgcttacgGTGCAATTTCATAAAGTATGAACTTCTTGAAAGACTAGAAGCTTTTGCAGCTGAGAAAGTTGATCTCTAGTTTTAAGGCAGGCTAAgcttttaaataaagataaattataagAACTAGTTTCATTCATTAACTATTCTGCTATTACAAGTTACATCATGTTCATCTCCATAATACTAGGCTAGCAGTTTGGTATTTAACACCAAATCCTCCCAATGGAAGGAGACATGTACTTTCTGGCTGAGTTATAATTAACATCTTATTACTTTGGAACTGTAATCAGGGGCCTGTTGCTCTCCTCATTAATGGAAAACAGCAGTCCAAAATATTACACTCTCCCCAGTAGAAGTACCATTATTATAGATTCGGAAAGGCTTTGCATATTCACATTTTGGCAGTTTAATACTTGTGGAAAAGATCAATGCAAGCTCTACCACAGTGATAGGTATTTAAACAACAAtggcaaatatttcaaaactaagGGGATCCAGGCAGGCACTATTGTTTCTAAAGCAACTGAAACATTTCCaaagcatttatttgtttttcaggttAGTTTTATGAGCCAATATAGACATTACTACATGTCCACAGGAAGTACAAAAGCCATCTTCATTTGAACATAAATACAATAATCCTGAAATTCTTAGCACCAAgtattacttttaaaagtaaagacaACCGAGTGCCCTCCCACCTATTGTCGACTTCCTTCTACTCACATTGCATGtcatttgagattttaaaaagttagctgccACAAGTTTTGGAAAATGCCagtgtttaaaaataagtaattgtgTTAAAGAATCAAAAGTTTAGAGTTAACAGATTTTGAGTACTTCAAACCATTCAATGTtacaaagaaaagtgaaaataccATTCTTTGGTCTAGATAAGCTGTTCCCTTTACATTAATTTAACATTCCGATGGctttttgaaaactttaaaaatgttgaaactcactagacaaaaacaaaaattatatatacatatgaatttATCATACAAATGAATCTTTAAAAGAAAGTTAGTCTTGACCAACAGCTGATTAAAGATACTTagtaccttttttttaaaaaaaaaaaagttagtgttGAATTTGTACAAGTACAGAAATAATGAAGTTAAAAATTATCCATGAAAAACAATCTATTTTACCAATCTATAAATATTACCTTTCTGGTTTCCTTGCTCTATCGAGTTCACAAGTAAACATTCATTTTGACATGCTAAAGTTCCTAATGCTGGTGGAACAATTCCTGTACCTGCACAATTATTACACTATGATTTGTTTGATGGATAGTTCATGTCTGTTACTTCCTGTTTCATAGATATAGCTTCATTAATTGCCTCTTGATCATCTCCATCAGTCCCAAATCCAGCTCCTCCAGCTCTCTCTGGAATATCAGGCTCATCTTCTAAGCCATTGTAGAATTCTTCAATTTCACTTTCATCCTCCATGGGTTCTTCTAAACTTGGACTCTGGCATGTCCCACTATCACTGTTACTGCCACAAGAACTAGAGGATAAGACGTCATCTTCAGAGTCTGAATATACCTCAGCGCCATGGAAAATGTAACGATTTGGTGGCAAAAACAGATACTGATTACCTGAAATATAATGATGAAAACGTTACTTTCAGTTTTCTAAGTCTGAGCAGTCTGGAATGAAGTGTGGGTACCAGCTCTGCCTTTTATAAGTGTCCTTATGAAAGACTACCATTAGTGTTTAAAAACAACTGGGAGGCCATGatgtgcctgcagttccagctactcaggaggatgaggcgggtggactgcttgagcccaggagttcaagggccagcctaggcaacacagtgatggcctgtctcttaaaaagtaattaaatacaAGCAATACACTtagtcctgggttcaaatcttagTTCTGCCATTTATTATATCTTTGCAAATTTGTAAGTGTACCTCtgtgcctcaacttcctcatctagagaatgaaataaattttcaCAACCCTATGAAGGAGGGAAGTGTGAAAAATGTAGAGAACCATATTCAATAAAGGTtatttcggccgggcacggtggctcaagcctgtaatcccagcactttgggaggccgagacgggtggatcacgaggtcaggagatcgagaccatcctggctaacacggtgaaaccccgtctctactaagaaatacaaaaaactagccgggcgaggtggcgggcgcctgtagtcccagctacttgggaggctgaggccggagaatggcgtgaacccgggaggcggagcttgcagtgagctgagatccggccactgcactccagcctgggctacagagtgagactccgtctcaaaaaaaaaaataaataaataaaaataaaggttatttcaccaattattttaaaaagatttgatGAAAATGAAGTATCCAGCCCAGCCTACATTAGATACCCAATTTGTGTTCATTAAGCAACTTCTCTAAAGCACACAGGCTTTTAAAGCATCTTCATTAActattttcatttaacttttttctgattttaaaccTAAAATATTGTCAATAATGTAATCACCACAAATTCATAGTGTAGTCTGTAGACACTGAATCTACAGTATCACCTGTGAATCTAAATTTAGATTCACTCGAGATCTCAGGCCCCATGAGCCACCTACTGATtcagaatgtgtgtgtatatacacatacagtcTAAGATGCTTTTGAAGTCCTATAAGATGTAATCTGAATCCATGAATACCAATAAAGTTCTTTCTAGAGCACACCAAATCAATCCTAGCTTGGCCATTTGGGGTTTAAGTGAAAGAGTAGGATCCCTAAAAACTGATGGAAAAGTTTTCTACCCTTGAATTCACAGTATGTCCCTAACTCAACATCTCTTTTCacacataataaatgtaatatttattgtACCGTATCCCAGACTAATTCACAAAAGCCTGGTTACCACACTGGTAGGTGGCAAACCTAAAGTTCTCTCCAAAGTGGCTCTCAAACTTTTTTATACTGCATCATGACCCAATTCTCACCCTGACTACAACCTGTGTGACAATTCTGACCTGAATCCCTGAAATTTATTTCACAGTCCACTACAAATCACTGTGAAAACCACTTATTTCCCTCTATTACAACAGATACATAGTACTCATCAGTTTCCTAAGACACcacaggcagggcacagtggctcacacctgtaatccctacactttgggaggccaaggcaggcagactgcttgagcccaggagttcaagatcagtctgggccaTGTggcaagaacttgtctctacaaaaactaaaaaaaaaaaaaaaaaaattagctgagcatgagggcacgcgcctgtggtctcagctacagctactcgggaggctgaggcaggagaatcgctggaacctgggaggcggaggttgccgtgagccgagatcacgccattgtacttcagcctggacagcaaaagcaaaactccgtctcaaaaaataaataaataaaaatgtaaaaaaataaaaatgactgctCCAGGTTAACTCTGTTTCCTGGGAAGAGATTTATGCGTTTGACACATCTGCCAAAATGACATTCAAGAAAAGTTCCCAGTGCAAGTCTTAGTGCACAAGTAGACTTTGTATATGATAGAGACGACTGTATATTACCTAAGTCAGTAGcaatttttctactttctgaCTTCTGCCACGATTTGCAAACATAAGCATCCCTCTATGCTTTTTCTAGTTTCCCCTGGGAACACGTCTGCTCTTTTTAAATCCCTAcctattgttaaatattttgctcCTTAGAAAGCCTTGTATAATCTAATCTCCAAGTACAATCTACcttttggggctgggcatggtggctcacgcctgtaattccagcacttctggaggctgaggcgggtggatcacaaggtcaggagattgagactagacttaccaacatggcaaaaccctgtctctactaaaaatacaaaaatcacccgggcatggtggcgcacgcctgtaatctcagctactcaggaggctgaggcagaagaatcacttgaacctgggaggtggaggttgcagtgaactgacattgtgccactgcactccagcctgggcaagagtgagactccatcaccaaaaaaaaaaaaaaaaaaaacccaaaaaaaacaaCCTACCTTTTGGGTGATGTTTTGTTCAAAACAATACTATTTTGTTCTTCAGCAGCACCTATACCAAAGTATTAATGAGTAACACCCACATTTATAATTACATACAACATTAATCACTGTGTCTCCAGAACTTACCACAGTGCCTAATATGAAAAAGGCCAAAGGTTTATTCAACTGAACTACAATGTATTTACAGCAAATGACTGGAATACTCAAATACAGTTGTCTAAAATTTGTCAGTTTTCACCAAGTATGGTAAATGGAATGAGACTTAAGAGTTCTAAATTATAGCTAAGttacagtggttttttttttttttaacagtatttTTCTAACATTAAGTTAGGAATTTCGACCAGACTACTCGGACTTAAAACATCAGCTTCCGAACAGTAGAAAGTGATTTCACCTATGTCAATTAACACTGATTGATAAAGACTATGCATGTTCTAAACAGGGTAGAAACTATTCCTATATTCAGTGGAGAAGAATCACGGATTCTTTCCAAGTCCTCAGAGGAAACACAGATGTGTTCTAAATCTCAGACAACACTGCATAGTAGTTAAGGGGGCAGGCTCTAAGCACAAATAGACTGGAATTTTAATCTGGTTCTTTCACTTCTTAGTATTTACCGTGCATGAGGTATTTAACCTCTATGGTCCTGAGTTTTCCCAcctgcagaagaaaataatagattcTACCTCAGAAGATTAAAATCATGTAACATATGTAAAGCAGCTAACCCACAATAAGCACCCAAATCTGTCATTGTTTCCGCCAGCTAATAACCCATTCTTATTTTTCCATCCCCTAGAGAAAACATACAGAGCACTATTAAACACTTCCTTCTCTGTATTATGAAGGATACCAGATTTACCTTTCTGATTACGAACTGTACAGTTTCTCTAAACAGAATCAACTACATAAAGCTACCCTATCGATTAACCTGCCGAAATAGCTAATTTTTTGGAAATATTGTTATGACAACTATACTTTCAAAATGGTTCGATTGCCTTTCTTACCATCAAGCCGCTTACTAATCTGCTCCTTTGCCACTCTACTAGGCCAGCATTTTCTCACTGTTCCAGCCACTGAggttctttcatttttctccccaGTACTGGAACCAACATTCTTCAAATCCGGATTTCCCATGTGTTCAGCAATACTTTCAACATTCCTAGAAGTCTGTACTTCCTGTGGTTTTTCTTCCATACGACCTTTTGATTCAGACACATCTAAATCATCATTACTCTTAGCTGCTTGGTCTAAAAGTGTGACAATCACTGAAGAATCTGGTGGTGAAGTTCTTTCTGGTGAACTTGAGTCTTCTGAAATATGAAGAGGTGTGGGTGGCAAGTCTGACAAATAAGCCAATTCTTTTTGTGTTCGTGGGGGTTTTTCAGTAATTTCTGAAAGCTTTACAGGGTTACAGCAAAGTTTGGCATATTCACCACCTAACCTATGACACAATTCATTAATTATGACATCACAGTCTCCAAGAAGCTCTACATCAAAATGCAGATGAGGCAAAGGTTCTCTATTAATTAATATCTGAGGCACTTCATGGGGTATGGAACCTAAAATAgggtgaaaaataaaagttagaaaaagggaggaagaagtAAGCTAATAAAACCACAACAGATACATTACACAAAAATCCAACAAGGGCTTGAGCTCCAAATTTCCAAAAAAAACCCATGAACTAAATACTTAACCAAGCCATTACATTTCATCAAGCAAGCAGATAGGCAGTTAAATGTCTTTTATAAAACGTTCAGGTTCTGCTCCTGTCACCTGGTTACCCCTGAGCAATATTCCCAGACTTTCCCACTCTGAACCTCAAATTTCCTtgtctgtagaatggggataatagtacTTTTCCACAagactgtgaagattaaatgagttaataagtCAAGTGCATAGAAGAGTTCTTGGCACATAAATGTTCTACTTAAGTAGCTCCTGATATAAAGAAGgtgagccgggtgcggtggctgacacctgtaatcccagcactttggatggccgaggcaggcggatcacctgaggtcaggagttcaagaccaacctgaccaacatggtgaaaccccgtctctactattagccgggtgtgtggtggcgcatgcctctaatcccagcttcttgggaggaaaaatgcttgaatccaggaggcagagattgtagtgaggaagagactgcagtgagccaagatcatgccattgcactccagcctgggcaacgagggAGGCAAGGAGGACgggaggaaggatgggagggaggatggaaggatgggagggaggatggaaggatgggagggaggatgggaggaaggaaggacggacagAAGGATGGACTGATGGGAAGAAGGACGAATGGACAGAAGGACGGACAtacagaagaaaggaaggacaaacagaaggaggaaggatggaaggatggaaagatggaaggaagggaggaagggagtgggggggaggggagggaaggaaaaaagtcaTACAAATAAATTCTACACTATTgtaaacctgtttctttttttaattatctttgcAACACACCATACTATCCCACAGAAAGCTTTCGAAATAAAAAAcggggcgtggtagctcatgcctgtaatcctaatgctttgagaggcagaggaggaaggatcacttgaggccaggagtttatgaccagcctggacaacaaagtgaatcccgtttctacaaaaaaaaattttttttcattagccaagcatggtgtgCGTGTGTGATCCTaactactggggaagctgaagtggaCGGATTGCTTgtccccaggagttcaaggctgcagtgagctataactgcaccactgcactctagcctgagctaCAGCAAGAcacccatctcttaaaaataaaaataaaaaaagcttttAAGCAGAGTGCCTctgaatttgctttaaaaagagTAACTCAAGAACAAAGGGACTTGTATATTACATTTTCATGTTTCATTTAATTGCAAATTGTCTTGTATTCTACTTTAACAGAATTTCACAGCTAATTAGGTAAGACTGAGTTAACTGCTAAAGCCACAAGATATGGGATAGACACAAAATTGAAGAGCTTGACTCCATGTTTCCTTCAACTGTTTACTCTGGCTGCCTTGACTGCTGATGTGGGGTCTAATTAAATTCTCCGGCTAGGGATTTAATATTGTTTCCTGTCCTCTTTCTCTCACTTGTGAAAGGATACATCTGATGCAactgaaatctctctctctcctcctcctcctcctctgattCTAAACTAGAGGAGAGAACAGTATGAGAATACATATGACAAAGAAATGTTCCTGAGAGTAACAGGGATTTAAATTTTATGTGAACATTTTATAAACACACCCTTTTGGGTAAACTAGACCAACATATCACCATTATGACTTGGCTATTATTACAACAAGAATGAACCAATCATTTTGAGCCCCGAAATTCCATCTTACATGGTACGTTACACTTCTACCTTCTACCAAactatatatttgaatttattaaatGTGAAATCAATTAAATTTGAAAGATCAACTGTAatcttaagaataaaaatatgaggaTTAAGGACCATTTCATAAATTAATTGATGCTAACATTAAAAACACATTCCACCAAAAAGTCTAAGTTACACTCTTTACCTTTGTCTTAATTTTTCACATAAATCAGAAGTAGAGTTTAGCATtacttgtggggttttttgtttttgattttttgagacagagtcccactctgtcgccccggctggagtgcagtggcacaatctcggctcattgcaacctctgcctcctgggttcaagcggttctcacacctcagcctcccacgtagctggaactacatgcgcacaccaccacgcccaactgatttttgtatttttagcagagacagggtttcaccatgttggccaggctggtctcaaactgctgccCTCAAgggatccacacacctcggcctcccaaagtgctgagattacaggcatgagtcactaacGTTACTTGTGTTTTGACAACCCTCCACACCCCATCAAAATGTCAGATTCACCAGTCTCAATGAACAACAATGCCACATAAAAAATAGTTGAGCCAGATGTGgaggcttgtgcctgtaatcctagctactcaaggggctgaggcaggaggatccttgagcccaggagttcaaatccagcctgggcaacacaacaggacctcatctctactataaataaacaatttctggccgggcatggtggctcatgcctgtaatcccagcactttgggatgccaagacgggtggatcacctgagctcaggagttcgagaccagcctggccaacatggcgaaacccggtctctactaaaaatataaaaagttagccaggcatgttggtggacaactgtaatcccagctactcaggaggctgaggcaggaggatcgcttgaacccaggaggcggaggttgcagtgagctgagatcacgccaccgcactccagcctgggcaataagagggaaactccatctcaataaataaacaaacaatttcGAAAATTAGCTCTTCACCACTCTTTCAAACAGAAGCAGAGTAAGATTACTAGAGTTAGGGTCTATTATACAGATCCACAACCCATGACATTATATATAGAAATGATCTCCAAAAGCCATCACCAACTTACTTGGAATTAGTGCTACCGGTCTTACTTTGAGGGAAGACCCAATAACAATGAGGAGGTCAACTTCATCTTTGTCATACTTCATGGCTCTATGAAACTGTTCTGGTAAATTTTCACCAAAAAACACAATCTCTGGTTTCATGATAGCAAGCGGTTCATCAGCTGGGCACCTAGGACATCGAGGAACTACCTACGAATTTTCAGATTTTGGTTGAGACAGAGAAGCAAACAGTAAGCTCAAGTTAGAAATAGTCAACATTTCCATACCTCTAAGAATACATTtcagaattattaaaaaaaaaaaaaaaaaaaacagaaaagctaTAGATAAACAGCAACTGGGTAACAATCTAAACGTCAATGATGGGTAGTTTATTAACATACTATGAAACAGTGAAATACTATGCTCTTGTTATAATATCTATATAGAAAAACACTTGACATTGAAGAGTCCATCATATAAGAGGAAAAAcacaatgtgtgtatatacacaaaatGGGAATTgatcctttaaaagaaaaatacacatttgtaaaacaaaatgactccattttatttatttgagatggagtctcattctgttgcccaggctggagtgcagtggcatgatctcaactcactacaacctccacctcctgagttcaaatgattctcctgcctcagcctcccaagtagctgagattaaaggcatatgccaccatgccaggctaattttcgtatttttaggagagacggggt is from Macaca fascicularis isolate 582-1 chromosome 9, T2T-MFA8v1.1 and encodes:
- the SIRT1 gene encoding NAD-dependent protein deacetylase sirtuin-1 isoform X3, with protein sequence MCLCSGRKTILEIYPGQFQPSLCHKFIALSDKEGKLLRNYTQNIDTLEQVAGIQRIIQCHGSFATASCLICKYKVDCEAVRGDIFNQVVPRCPRCPADEPLAIMKPEIVFFGENLPEQFHRAMKYDKDEVDLLIVIGSSLKVRPVALIPSSIPHEVPQILINREPLPHLHFDVELLGDCDVIINELCHRLGGEYAKLCCNPVKLSEITEKPPRTQKELAYLSDLPPTPLHISEDSSSPERTSPPDSSVIVTLLDQAAKSNDDLDVSESKGRMEEKPQEVQTSRNVESIAEHMGNPDLKNVGSSTGEKNERTSVAGTVRKCWPSRVAKEQISKRLDGNQYLFLPPNRYIFHGAEVYSDSEDDVLSSSSCGSNSDSGTCQSPSLEEPMEDESEIEEFYNGLEDEPDIPERAGGAGFGTDGDDQEAINEAISMKQEVTDMNYPSNKS